DNA sequence from the Bradyrhizobium sp. CIAT3101 genome:
TCAGGCAATGATGAAATCAAAATGGATTTCGCCGTGAAGTCTGTAAGTCCGCCGTAAGGTCGGCCCGGTTCATTGCAGCCGCCGGATGGCTGCCATGTGAATTGCGCGGAGGAATACAACTCGAATTAGAATGTTGCGGCTTTGGTCAGATTGTCGCGGCGTCCGGGCGATACCCGGATGCCGCCGCATGGATCGTCATGGGCAGGGATGGCGCCTGCCGTCGTTGCCCAGATACATGCCCGTATTCGGATTGTAGGATTTGTAGCGCTGCATGCAGTACTGCACGTCGCCCTCGGGCGGTGGCCCATAGCCGGCGGGCGGCGGCCCATAGCCCGGCCCGTAATAATAAGGTGAGCCGTAATAGTAAGGCGCCGCGACTGCGCCGCCGATGATCGCGCCGGCCGCAAGCCCGCCGACGAACGCGCCGCCGCCCCAGCCCCAGCCGCGATGCCCGTACCAGCGCACGTGTTCGACCTGATCTGGCGCAGCCTGCGTCATCGCAAGCGGCTGTCCGATCGGCGCCGCCGACGCCGCGGTCGATGTCGCGGCCGACAGGCTCGCCAGCAGACAACCGCCAGCAACGAAGCGAAACGATTTCAACATTGTGCTCTCCTCGCCATGCGGCGGCTCTCGCGCCGCGCAACAAGTGATAGTGCAGCGAGAGCAGCGCGCTGAATTAAAATTTGGACAGGAATTTATCACCGTCATCCCCGCGCAATGGCTACGCCATTGTCGCTGGAGGCGCCGAAGCGTAGCGGAGGCCTCGAAGGATAGACGGCCCGGCTGTATCGCGGCCGTGCATCCTTCGAGGCTCTGCGCACGCTGCTTCGCATCGCGCGCCTCGCACCTCAGGATGACGGAGCTGAGGTTCTGCAGCGCGACGGCGAAGCCATCGTTCGCACGACGAACGATGAATGTCCATTGCCGAACACCACCGCCCGCGTAAGCTGCCTCCCACACATCACAACAGCCGCAAAGAAACGCCCATGCCCGCTTTTCCCGCCTCGACCACCGTGCTCGACTCCATGCTGTTTCGCGATGCCTTCGGCACGCCTGCGATGCGCGAGGTGTTTTCCGATGTCGCGCTGGTGGCGCGCTATGCCGAGGTCGAAGTGGCGCTGGCGAAGGCGGAGGCGCGATGCGGCGTGATCCCGCAGGAAGCCGCTGACCAGATCGCGGCACGGACCGATGTCACAGCGTTTGATTTCGATCTGTTGCGGCAGGAGACCGACATCGTCGGCTATCCGATCCTCCCTTTGGTGCATCAGATGGTGAAGCAGTGCGGCGAGGCCGGCCGCTACGTGCATTGGGGCGCGACCACGCAGGACATCATGGACACCGCCGTGGTCCTTCAGTTGCGCGCCGCTTTCGGGATCGTCGAACGCGATATCGCCGAGCTGCGAAAAATTCTCGCCGGCCTCTCGCAGCGTCATCGCGACACGCCGATGGCCGGCCGCACCCATCTCCAGCAGGCGCTGCCGGTGACCTTCGGCTACAAGACGGCGATCTGGCTCGCGATGTTCGACCGCCACGCCGAGCGTCTCGAGCAATTGAAGCCGCGGGTTCTCGTCGGGCAGTTTGCCGGCGCCGCCGGCACGCTGGCCTCGCTGGGCGACAAGGGGTTTGAGGTGCAGGAGGCGCTCTGCGCCGAGCTGAAGCTCGGCATTCCCGTCTCGACCTGGCACGTCGCGCGCGACGGTTTCGCAGAAGCCGTGAATTTTCTCGCGCTGGTCACCGGCTCGCTCGGCAAGATCGCGCTCGACATCATGATCATGGCTTCGACCGAGTTCGCCGAGGTCTACGAGCCGTTCGTCAAGGGGCGCGGCGCCTCCTCGACCATGCCGCAGAAGCGCAACCCGATCTCCT
Encoded proteins:
- a CDS encoding BA14K family protein, producing the protein MLKSFRFVAGGCLLASLSAATSTAASAAPIGQPLAMTQAAPDQVEHVRWYGHRGWGWGGGAFVGGLAAGAIIGGAVAAPYYYGSPYYYGPGYGPPPAGYGPPPEGDVQYCMQRYKSYNPNTGMYLGNDGRRHPCP
- the pcaB gene encoding 3-carboxy-cis,cis-muconate cycloisomerase, with product MPAFPASTTVLDSMLFRDAFGTPAMREVFSDVALVARYAEVEVALAKAEARCGVIPQEAADQIAARTDVTAFDFDLLRQETDIVGYPILPLVHQMVKQCGEAGRYVHWGATTQDIMDTAVVLQLRAAFGIVERDIAELRKILAGLSQRHRDTPMAGRTHLQQALPVTFGYKTAIWLAMFDRHAERLEQLKPRVLVGQFAGAAGTLASLGDKGFEVQEALCAELKLGIPVSTWHVARDGFAEAVNFLALVTGSLGKIALDIMIMASTEFAEVYEPFVKGRGASSTMPQKRNPISSELMLAASKAVRQQAGLMLDAMVQDFERATGPWHAEWMAIPESFVLTAGALHQAKFALAGLIVDEAKMNDNLALSRGLIVAEAVMMGLAPQMGRQDAHDVVYDACRLANEKGISLADALSADPRVATQIDRATIEALTSPKNYLGLAPAMVDRVLKSATR